A genomic segment from Nicotiana sylvestris chromosome 1, ASM39365v2, whole genome shotgun sequence encodes:
- the LOC138876831 gene encoding uncharacterized protein, translating into MPTHPTAEALDAVVIGILTICTLDVYTLMDPGSTFSYVTPYFALDFGIEPEQLLETFSMSTPVGDSLIASRVYRSCVIIIQDRETTTDLIELEMVDFDVIMGMDWLYKCYAILDCHAKVVKFEFPNESVREWKGNIAEPRGKFISYLKEKKMITKGCLYHLVRVTDTTAEVASIHSVPVVNEFPNVFLDELPGIPPDRDIDFGIDLVPDTQPISIPPY; encoded by the coding sequence ATGCCTACTCATCCTACTGCAGAGGCTTTAGATGCGGTCGTCATAGGTATACTTACTATTTGTACTCTAGATGTTTATACTCTTATGGATCCCGGATCTACTTTTTCCTATGTTACTCCGTATTTTGCTTTGGATTTTGGGATAGAGCCAGAACAACTACTTGAAACATTTTCTATGTCGACTCcggtgggagattctcttattgccTCCCGCGTCTATAGGAGTTGTGTGATTATAATTCAAGATCGAGAGACTACAACAGACCTCATTGAGCTAGaaatggttgactttgatgtaatcatggggatggattggttatacAAGtgttatgctattcttgattgtcatgctaaAGTGGTCAAGTTTGAGTTTCCCAATGAGTCAGTTCGTGAGTGGAAGGGCAATATTGCTGAGCCTCGGGGTAAGTTTATTTCATACCTTAAGGAGAAAAAGATGATTACAAAGGGATGTCTTTATCATTTAGTCAGAGTCACTGACACAACTGCGGAGGTAGCAAGCATTCATTCTGTGCCAGTCGTTAATGAGTTTCCTAATGTTTTTCTTGATGAGCTTCCGGGTATTCCACCAGATCGGGACATCGACTTTGGGATAGATTTGGTACCAGATACTCAGCCGATATCTATTCCCCCATACTGA